The sequence AACTGCGCGAGCGTGCGCCGCAGACTTAGCACGCCATGCGTCTCAAGCAGCTCCAGCAACAGCTTGTACTGATCAGCCGTGTTAAGCTCGTTTTCCTGCACTACAGCGAGCACAATCGGCTTTAGCGCGACACCCGTGCGCTGCTGATACTGACGAAGGAAGCTTGAATAgggcacggcgtcgcgccaAGCAGCAACTGCCTCGGCAAGAGCCGCCGACACCTGCACCCCCGAGTTGTGCTTTTCGTCTGTCACATACGCAGACTCGCGTTGCCGCGGCGATGTGGCGACGACGGACGGCGCGGCATACGAAGCCGCTTTAGTGCCctcgaccgccgccgcagcgccaacgTTCATGAAGGCCTCGCGGAACTTGTGAAGGTACGCGTGAAAACGCTGCACCAGCGGGGAGATACCGGCGAATGAGCAACTGATGGTGTTGATCTCGATGTTCTTCCACTGTCGTGCCGTCCCTGCTGCAACCGCGGCCGCGACCTCGGCGGAGGAAAGGTGGCTGCCGCTCTCGGGGTCGACGGAGCTCATGTAGTCGGTGCGAAGGATGCCCAGCATAAGCGGCTGGTACACCGGGGCCTTCGCCCCGACGGGGGTGGTCATGTACACCTTCTCCAGGATGGAAAGCAGCCGGCCGGTGAAGCCGCGATCGCTCTCTGCCGTCGACTTCATGGAGTCACGCAAGAACTCGAAGTTACGCGACGTGCGGTTGATCGCCTCATTCCACAGGAGCTGGCGGTCGTACAACTGGTACAGCACATCCGCCTTCATAGGGAAGGGCCGCAGGGACAAGGCAGGATGGGTGATTTCGTAAGTGTGGGGCTGATGAATGACAAGTCCCAGCTCAAGGCACTTGGCTGCGAGCTCCTCCTCACTCGGAAGACCCTCAAGTACATAATTGGGAACTGCCGtactggtggtggcggtggccgtcgtcgtcgtggcggGCATGTCTTTCGCGTTTTCGGTGTCTGTTCTGAAGATGAGACGGTGCGTGGAGTATGAGagatgggggaggaggaggattagaggtgggtgggtgggtggggtggggggggcaGGGTACACGTTGGTGTTCGAGTGGCCCTGAAAAAGAACCGCACCAGGaaagcacacgcagacgcgtgcgcacaagGAAAGcctgcggcgcagcaacaaATAGAGGCGGCAGGGCTGTAGAAgggagacagagaaagagtgGTGAGAACATGAGAACCGCACTCTCAGCCGAAAGGCGACGTCGAGCGCcgtttcgttttttttttcgtgcctGCCCTGCTTCGCGTTTTCAACATGTCCACGTCTCCAGCAAAAcgaccccccacccccaccacccctccgGCTCGTCACGGGCCCACATGGCCTGGTGGGAAGCGGCACAGCAAGTCAAGCGAACAAGCCGAAAggcaaaacgaaaacgaaaaacagcGATCCGCGCCAACAAGGCAGAaacctcccctccccctcatcccGAAGACGACAAGAAAGATGGCCGGGGTGGTCGTGTTGTtgccacagcagcgactcTTCCCCACTGACAGAGAGACTCAAGAGAGTGAGAGAcgcaggcaggcagacacacacacacgcatacaggcacacatgcgcatgcacgtCCGTAAACGCAACGACTGCCGTGCCCAATAAAACACCCACGTgcaccagcacacgcacTTGCTGAGCAACCACTACTCACGCGGTAGTATCTATGATACGCTCTCTATGATGCGTCATTGCTGTAGGTATGCTCTTTTCGCTCCACACAACATGACGATACAAAAACAGGCTCAggttggaggaggaggaggggcacacacgcacgcacacacaaccTCGCTGCTTCACCTGGGAGCCGGCCGCTACACCGACAACTCCCCCAGCGACGGACCCGAGTGAATCTCTGCCTTGAAGGGAACATCCAGCTTCATGTCCGGCCAGAGGGCCGCAATAGCTTCCTGCGTGTGCCCCATGATGCGGGCGAGATCAGCGCGAACCTCGTCGGCGACACACTTGTGCGCGTCCACCCAAACGCAGTCGTGCACAGTGTTCACCAAAAACGCCTTCTCGCCGTAGTTGCGCTTGCGGTAGAACTCGCGCACGATGGCGCCGCACATGATCTGCACAATCTCACCAGCAAGTCCCTGCACTGGGTAGTTCTTCAGACGCGGCACACTCTTGCGGTCCCTCGTAAAGTCAAACTTGCTGCCGGTGGGCACAACAAAGTAGTATATCGGCTCCGTCAGCATCACGGCGCGGCGGATGTTGGCGTTCCAGAGAGACGTGTCcagcgtgcgcagccgcagcagccgatcCGCACCTGCCTCCACGCACCTCGTAACGAGGCTGTAATACTTGCACAGCTCCTTGTAGTGGTGCTCTTCGGCCACAATAAGGCGATCCACCTCCTGCTCCGTGAGCCccgtggtggtggagatGGTCgagacgccagcgccgtACTGGCGCTGGAAGGAGAACAccttcgcctgctgccgcagctggaTGTATTGCGGGTCCTTCTCCACCTTGGCCTTGCGCACCACATCCTCGTAGGGCTCCTTTGTCATAAGGGAGACGCGTAGGCAGTGGAAGTCGACgttgtcgcgcagctcctgcatcATGCGCGGGTCTCGGCACAGCGCGGCCAGGACTACGACCTCGAGCTGGCTGTAGTCTGCCTCGATCATCATACCCTGCGCACCGAATCGTGACACGATCAGGCGGCGCAGATCCTCTTCCTTCGGAATGTTCTGCAAATTCGGCGACTGAGAAGAAAGGCGGCCCGTGGCCGTCACGCAGTGGCATAGCTCGCCGTGAACGCGGTCGTGGCACTccggcagcacggcgcggAAGAGGCAGCCCTCCTCGAAGAGCTGCAGTTTCTTCTCGGTaaagcgcagctgctgcagcgcggagaagaaggagaggtCGATTGTCTTGtacggcgacagcagcatcgTCACCCGCTCCatcgcgtcggcgccggatGACGCAGACTTGCCGCGCAagaagcgccg comes from Leishmania infantum JPCM5 genome chromosome 14 and encodes:
- a CDS encoding putative glutathione synthetase; the encoded protein is MPATTTTATATTSTAVPNYVLEGLPSEEELAAKCLELGLVIHQPHTYEITHPALSLRPFPMKADVLYQLYDRQLLWNEAINRTSRNFEFLRDSMKSTAESDRGFTGRLLSILEKVYMTTPVGAKAPVYQPLMLGILRTDYMSSVDPESGSHLSSAEVAAAVAAGTARQWKNIEINTISCSFAGISPLVQRFHAYLHKFREAFMNVGAAAAVEGTKAASYAAPSVVATSPRQRESAYVTDEKHNSGVQVSAALAEAVAAWRDAVPYSSFLRQYQQRTGVALKPIVLAVVQENELNTADQYKLLLELLETHGVLSLRRTLAQLHETMQLEHATLCGNEHDCSTETKEDLSEQLQPPFAVVDKKYVVAVAYFRSTYVPKDLPTETAWQTRERIEESNAVKCPSVPYHLMTFKKMQQLMSNVSEVLAPVSFDGDQQKAAALAEHFVPQYSLNEDEYARLATNRQRIDEGKVINDPEHWIADAVLRPERYVLKPQLEGGGNLIAGEPMQRMLRDVTSDDPVYKKIRREYILMRKIDYPVATGVFFQRNRIHVLERNACSEVGIFGVILSSDANGYIINQAAGSLVRTKPADVTDGGVVAGVAALDSVQIIS